The following coding sequences lie in one Leptospira neocaledonica genomic window:
- a CDS encoding PLDc N-terminal domain-containing protein has product METAQFYDPGFFTLLFNFYGYYIFYILFALWAPLALIDLSKRDDVDPKKGSLWTAAIILVPLFGAGAYHIVGGSKIPSWAKNSLVYGGIGLLVLTLLISTIARF; this is encoded by the coding sequence ATGGAAACTGCTCAATTTTACGATCCAGGATTTTTTACCTTACTTTTTAACTTTTACGGATACTATATTTTCTACATTTTATTCGCTCTCTGGGCTCCATTGGCCCTGATCGATCTGTCTAAAAGGGACGATGTGGATCCGAAAAAAGGAAGTTTGTGGACTGCTGCGATCATTCTTGTTCCGTTATTCGGGGCAGGAGCGTATCATATAGTCGGCGGTTCTAAGATTCCATCTTGGGCAAAGAACAGTCTTGTATATGGTGGAATCGGCCTTTTGGTTTTAACACTTCTGATCTCCACAATCGCAAGATTCTAA
- a CDS encoding DMT family protein gives MRTFVLLTLSNLFMTFAWYGHLKFFKDFPIWKTILISWGIAFLEYCLMVPANRIGYAEDGLSGFQLKILQEVITITIFVGFAILVLKEKMKWNHAVSFFLVILAVVFAFYDKE, from the coding sequence ATGAGGACTTTTGTTTTACTCACGCTTTCCAATTTATTCATGACCTTTGCTTGGTACGGTCATTTGAAATTTTTTAAAGATTTTCCGATTTGGAAAACTATCTTAATCTCCTGGGGGATCGCGTTTTTAGAATATTGCCTCATGGTTCCTGCAAATCGTATCGGATATGCCGAAGACGGCCTAAGCGGTTTCCAACTTAAGATCCTACAAGAAGTGATCACGATCACCATTTTTGTGGGGTTTGCAATTTTGGTTTTAAAGGAAAAGATGAAATGGAATCACGCAGTCAGTTTCTTCCTAGTTATCCTCGCAGTTGTATTCGCTTTTTATGATAAAGAGTAA
- the nhaC gene encoding Na+/H+ antiporter NhaC encodes MSEKPGFWISLFPLGFLILSLSIAGYLFGGGIAEGPAQILLFSAGAISAGISRLRGISWEKIENTVLDSLRNVLQPILILLLIGALIGIWIRSGIVPALIVWGLELLKPEIFLPSALILSSVVSLATGSSWSTAGTIGVALIGVGAGLGKPLGMVAGAVVSGAYFGDKLSPFSETTNLASSITGVSLLSHIRNMARTTLPAFGICLLAFGFLGWGGSQGDTETATGPVISALKAEFHISWVLLFPPLLTFFLIYFRVSAIPSIFIGILSGGVCFVLTQSNIYANSLNFQDAASSAFKNLVSAASEGTKVKTGHAVVDGLLSRGGMSSMLSTVWLIISAMFYAGIMEGGGMTQVLAEKVLNWAKARGSLFAATVFTCVGTNLFCADQYLAIVVPGKMFKEAYSRKGLDPRNLSRCLEDSGTMTSALVPWNSCGSFMATALGVPTLVYLPYAFLNLLSPLFSLFTGWTGWGLAGKDPESKKEFS; translated from the coding sequence ATGAGCGAAAAACCAGGATTTTGGATTTCCTTATTTCCTCTCGGATTTTTGATCCTTTCTTTGAGTATCGCAGGATATTTATTTGGGGGCGGAATAGCAGAAGGACCGGCCCAAATTTTATTATTCAGTGCGGGTGCAATCTCTGCAGGAATTTCCAGACTGAGAGGAATTTCTTGGGAAAAAATAGAAAATACAGTTCTGGATTCTCTTCGAAATGTTCTACAACCAATTCTTATCTTACTTTTGATCGGTGCTTTGATCGGGATTTGGATTCGTTCCGGGATTGTTCCTGCACTTATAGTCTGGGGACTGGAATTATTAAAACCTGAGATCTTTTTACCTTCTGCATTGATCTTATCTTCCGTGGTTTCTTTGGCCACTGGAAGTTCCTGGTCTACCGCCGGAACTATTGGAGTTGCATTGATCGGAGTGGGAGCGGGACTCGGGAAACCTTTGGGAATGGTAGCGGGAGCAGTTGTCTCAGGAGCTTATTTCGGAGATAAACTTTCTCCATTTTCGGAAACTACGAATCTTGCATCCTCCATCACTGGAGTTTCTCTTCTATCACATATCCGTAATATGGCAAGAACCACTTTACCTGCATTCGGGATCTGTCTTTTGGCATTCGGATTTTTAGGTTGGGGTGGAAGCCAAGGAGATACCGAGACTGCAACAGGCCCTGTGATCTCCGCTTTGAAGGCGGAATTCCATATTTCTTGGGTTTTACTTTTTCCTCCTCTGCTTACATTTTTTCTAATTTATTTTAGGGTTTCTGCAATTCCTTCCATCTTCATCGGGATTTTGAGTGGAGGGGTTTGTTTTGTTCTAACCCAGTCCAATATATATGCAAATTCTTTAAACTTCCAAGACGCGGCTTCCTCTGCTTTTAAAAATTTGGTTTCTGCCGCCTCCGAGGGCACTAAGGTCAAGACTGGGCACGCTGTTGTGGATGGTTTATTGTCCAGGGGCGGAATGTCTTCTATGCTTTCCACTGTTTGGCTCATAATCTCAGCTATGTTTTACGCAGGGATTATGGAGGGAGGTGGAATGACCCAAGTTTTAGCCGAGAAGGTTTTAAATTGGGCCAAGGCAAGAGGTTCCTTGTTTGCCGCTACCGTCTTTACTTGTGTTGGGACCAATTTATTTTGCGCGGACCAATATCTCGCAATCGTAGTTCCTGGAAAAATGTTTAAGGAAGCCTATTCTAGAAAAGGTTTGGATCCTAGAAATCTTTCCCGGTGTTTAGAAGATTCCGGAACAATGACCTCTGCCTTGGTTCCTTGGAATTCTTGCGGTTCCTTTATGGCGACTGCACTAGGAGTTCCTACACTTGTATATCTTCCCTATGCATTTTTAAATTTGCTTTCTCCTTTGTTTTCCCTATTCACCGGATGGACAGGTTGGGGACTGGCGGGAAAAGATCCGGAATCTAAAAAAGAGTTTTCCTAA
- a CDS encoding alpha-hydroxy-acid oxidizing protein, with the protein MSKKIAGKTILIIGGGLLQVPIIQTAKTMLLRTVVADMNPEAPGLKICDLPLIMSTKDIEGMVREAKKLSATTKIDGVITAGTDASMTVAAVANALDLPGIRFVDAEAASNKVKMRERLKKAGVPIPGFAPVWSIQDTRDALEFLKFPLVMKPADNMGARGVVKVNNREELQAAFKHAKKYSPTGEMILEEYMPGPEVSVDALAWDGKFMITGLADRIIEREPYFIEMGHNMPSALSPEIQKEIEDVMFRGMQALGIRRGAGKGDIKVTPTGVKVGEIAARLSGGFMSALTFPLSSGINLNRAAILIALGEEPDNLEPLFHRVSIERALLAPKGKLLSIDGLEEAKKIEGVTDIFLLHKVGDIIPEPTNNIEKTGHVIISAENLSQAESIFSKVLKTIQFSSDELYSISEKEIAANARIRFGKEICWVCKVCDGTDCASGVPGMGGVGRMLSFQDNTKALEEYSILPRYIRENVQASTESQFLGQKLSTSFMCAPMTGAITNMSGAMDEYTLAAVLLEGCLASGSLAWLGDGASPEKYLIILEALKKVNGKGVLICKPREDEGLIKERFQEAEAQGVLALGMDIDAVNFKTLVQKKIPSITRGVDALSKIRSYTKLPFILKGVMSPEDAILAKEAGADAIVVSNHGGRVLDDMPGTARVLPKIREALGPDFPISVDGGVRSGADVFKMHALGANNVLIGRPMAISAVGGGVAGVRFLVSQYTEGLAQAMNTVGVSKISEIRKEFIFRKKEETAS; encoded by the coding sequence GTGAGTAAAAAAATCGCAGGTAAGACGATCCTAATTATTGGCGGAGGACTTCTACAGGTCCCCATCATCCAAACAGCAAAAACAATGCTTCTCAGGACTGTGGTTGCAGATATGAATCCGGAGGCACCTGGTCTGAAAATTTGTGATCTTCCTTTGATCATGTCCACAAAGGACATAGAAGGAATGGTGAGAGAGGCCAAAAAATTATCCGCTACTACTAAGATAGACGGTGTCATCACAGCGGGAACGGATGCGAGTATGACAGTGGCCGCAGTGGCCAATGCCTTGGATCTTCCGGGGATCCGTTTTGTGGATGCAGAAGCCGCTTCCAATAAAGTAAAAATGAGAGAACGCCTGAAAAAAGCAGGTGTTCCTATTCCCGGTTTTGCACCCGTGTGGAGTATCCAAGATACTCGTGACGCGTTGGAATTCCTAAAATTCCCGTTGGTAATGAAACCTGCGGACAATATGGGTGCCCGGGGAGTTGTAAAAGTAAATAATAGAGAAGAACTCCAAGCCGCGTTCAAACATGCAAAAAAATATTCTCCAACCGGCGAGATGATCTTAGAAGAATATATGCCAGGTCCCGAAGTTTCCGTGGATGCACTTGCTTGGGACGGCAAATTTATGATTACAGGTCTTGCGGACCGTATCATAGAAAGAGAACCTTATTTTATAGAGATGGGCCATAATATGCCTTCCGCTCTTTCTCCCGAGATCCAAAAAGAAATAGAGGATGTGATGTTCCGAGGAATGCAGGCACTCGGGATCCGAAGAGGTGCGGGTAAAGGAGATATCAAAGTTACTCCTACAGGTGTAAAAGTAGGGGAGATTGCGGCACGTCTTTCCGGCGGATTCATGTCCGCTTTAACTTTTCCATTATCCAGCGGTATCAATTTGAATCGAGCCGCCATCTTGATCGCACTCGGAGAAGAGCCTGATAATTTAGAGCCATTATTTCACAGAGTATCTATAGAAAGAGCATTACTTGCGCCCAAAGGGAAACTTCTTTCAATCGATGGATTGGAAGAGGCCAAAAAAATAGAAGGTGTGACCGATATTTTTCTTTTGCATAAAGTGGGAGATATAATCCCAGAGCCCACGAATAATATCGAAAAAACGGGACATGTGATCATCTCCGCGGAGAACTTAAGCCAAGCCGAGAGTATTTTTTCCAAAGTATTAAAGACGATTCAATTTAGTTCCGACGAATTGTATTCCATTTCCGAAAAAGAAATTGCGGCTAACGCAAGGATCCGTTTCGGAAAAGAGATCTGTTGGGTTTGCAAGGTTTGTGACGGAACGGACTGCGCGTCGGGAGTTCCTGGAATGGGTGGAGTAGGAAGAATGCTCAGCTTCCAGGACAATACCAAAGCATTGGAAGAATATTCCATTCTACCCAGATATATCCGAGAAAATGTGCAAGCGAGTACTGAAAGCCAATTTTTAGGTCAGAAATTATCGACTTCTTTCATGTGTGCCCCTATGACAGGTGCGATCACAAATATGAGCGGAGCTATGGATGAGTATACTCTCGCTGCAGTTTTGTTGGAAGGATGTTTGGCTTCCGGCAGCTTAGCATGGTTAGGTGATGGCGCAAGTCCTGAAAAATATCTGATCATTCTGGAAGCTCTCAAAAAAGTAAATGGAAAAGGTGTGCTCATCTGCAAACCAAGAGAGGACGAGGGGCTTATCAAAGAAAGATTCCAAGAAGCGGAGGCACAGGGAGTTCTCGCACTCGGAATGGATATAGACGCGGTGAATTTCAAAACATTGGTCCAGAAAAAAATCCCTTCGATCACAAGAGGAGTGGATGCTCTTTCTAAAATACGTTCTTATACAAAACTTCCTTTTATCTTAAAAGGTGTGATGAGTCCTGAAGATGCGATCCTCGCGAAAGAAGCGGGAGCGGATGCGATCGTTGTCTCCAATCATGGAGGTAGGGTACTAGATGATATGCCTGGGACTGCGAGAGTTCTTCCTAAGATCAGAGAGGCCCTAGGTCCCGATTTCCCGATTTCCGTAGACGGAGGCGTAAGGAGTGGTGCAGACGTTTTCAAAATGCACGCATTAGGAGCGAACAACGTTTTGATCGGAAGACCGATGGCGATTTCGGCAGTGGGAGGTGGAGTCGCAGGAGTCCGGTTTTTAGTAAGCCAATACACGGAAGGTTTGGCACAGGCAATGAATACTGTCGGAGTTTCCAAAATTTCCGAGATTAGGAAAGAATTTATTTTCAGAAAAAAAGAGGAAACTGCCTCTTAA
- a CDS encoding right-handed parallel beta-helix repeat-containing protein, giving the protein MPKFHLKERYVPILGLLVLGILMGAFTSSCSSKEGETTEGFAHVVMVDNAFSPPMQKIPVGGQIEFINSGANPHNAIAVDKSWSTEKSFGNIVMPRGAKIKISYPKEGVFPYYCSFHASPDGKSGMVADIVVGNVAYNPAARAGKDWKVAEKFSGTTRKVPQMYPTIQNAVDAASPGDLILIDEGVYYEEVVVTTPSLTLRGTDRNKVILDGQFQRANGVIVVGANGVAVENMTARNSTLNGFFWTGVKGYRGSYLTAYNNGDYGIYAFDSVNGVLEHSYASGSPDAGIYVGQCYPCKAILYDVISENSALGYSGTNAGGELYILSSIWRNNIVGLGPNSLDRELLPPERETYIIGNLIYDNNNLTAPIKPLEYPTYGTGILIAGGLHNVIKNNVVIGHDNHGIAIFPNLDENFWFSHRNIVEGNIVHSSGFGDLTLAGPISIGNCFSNNKFQTSVPPLLEKTNSCGSGIRFPMGGEIFTAYNALSLMVDATHGIYPSGDWKNQPVPPPQTNLPGGVSAQVKPAIHPFEDFDLDLDKVKLPEEAAKILAERKPKFGDVLGGFSVPKPLDIQIVIFRWFGYLLPLLLYVCLVSLSVYDLVSKSDISPGKYVWLAFVSLVPYIGGGAYLLSGKSSYPKYLRFTLVFAGFGASLAFIFYLGFTIVGNVGAG; this is encoded by the coding sequence ATGCCTAAATTCCATTTAAAAGAAAGATACGTTCCCATTCTAGGGCTATTGGTCCTGGGAATTTTGATGGGAGCCTTCACTTCTTCTTGCAGTAGCAAAGAAGGAGAAACAACAGAAGGTTTTGCCCATGTGGTTATGGTGGATAATGCATTTTCTCCCCCTATGCAAAAGATTCCGGTCGGTGGCCAGATAGAATTTATCAATTCAGGGGCAAACCCTCACAATGCGATTGCTGTGGATAAGTCTTGGTCTACCGAAAAGAGTTTTGGTAATATTGTGATGCCTAGGGGCGCCAAGATAAAGATCAGCTATCCGAAGGAAGGAGTTTTTCCTTACTATTGTAGCTTCCATGCTTCTCCTGATGGAAAAAGCGGAATGGTTGCGGATATTGTGGTAGGAAATGTGGCTTATAATCCTGCTGCAAGGGCAGGTAAGGATTGGAAGGTTGCGGAAAAATTTTCCGGAACCACCCGTAAGGTCCCACAAATGTATCCTACTATCCAAAACGCAGTGGATGCGGCATCTCCTGGGGATCTTATCCTGATCGACGAAGGTGTATATTACGAAGAAGTGGTGGTCACTACTCCTTCTCTTACCTTAAGAGGAACGGATCGAAATAAAGTAATCTTAGATGGTCAATTCCAAAGAGCGAACGGTGTGATCGTAGTAGGAGCGAATGGAGTAGCGGTAGAAAACATGACCGCGAGAAACTCCACCTTAAACGGATTCTTTTGGACCGGTGTAAAAGGATATAGAGGATCTTATCTTACCGCTTATAATAACGGGGACTATGGCATTTATGCTTTCGATTCCGTGAATGGTGTATTAGAACATTCTTATGCTTCCGGATCACCCGACGCAGGGATTTATGTGGGTCAATGTTATCCTTGTAAAGCGATCCTTTATGATGTAATTTCAGAAAACAGCGCATTAGGTTATTCCGGAACGAACGCAGGAGGAGAATTATACATCCTCAGTTCTATCTGGAGAAATAATATCGTAGGCTTGGGACCAAATTCCTTGGATAGGGAACTTCTTCCTCCGGAAAGAGAAACTTATATTATTGGGAATTTAATCTATGATAATAATAACCTGACTGCTCCAATCAAACCTCTGGAATATCCTACTTACGGAACAGGGATCTTGATCGCAGGCGGTTTACATAATGTGATCAAAAATAACGTAGTGATCGGACATGATAACCACGGGATTGCGATCTTCCCGAATCTGGATGAGAATTTTTGGTTCTCTCATAGGAATATTGTGGAAGGAAATATCGTTCATTCTTCCGGTTTTGGAGACTTGACTCTTGCAGGACCGATCAGTATTGGAAACTGTTTCTCAAATAATAAATTCCAGACTTCTGTTCCTCCTTTATTAGAAAAAACGAATTCTTGCGGCTCCGGAATCAGATTCCCTATGGGCGGAGAAATTTTTACGGCGTATAATGCACTTTCTTTGATGGTGGATGCAACCCACGGGATTTATCCGAGTGGAGATTGGAAGAATCAACCGGTTCCTCCTCCTCAAACGAATTTGCCGGGCGGAGTTTCTGCACAGGTAAAACCTGCGATCCATCCTTTCGAAGACTTCGATTTAGATCTGGATAAGGTAAAACTTCCAGAAGAAGCGGCTAAAATTCTCGCCGAAAGGAAACCGAAATTCGGGGACGTTCTGGGTGGATTCTCGGTGCCTAAACCTTTGGATATCCAAATCGTGATCTTCCGTTGGTTCGGATATTTGCTACCACTTCTTCTTTATGTATGTTTGGTCAGCTTGAGCGTTTATGACTTGGTTTCCAAATCGGATATAAGCCCGGGCAAATACGTATGGTTGGCATTCGTTTCCTTGGTGCCGTACATCGGAGGAGGAGCTTATCTTCTTTCCGGCAAATCTTCTTATCCTAAATATTTGAGATTTACTCTTGTGTTTGCGGGATTTGGAGCTTCCCTTGCCTTCATTTTCTACCTTGGATTTACCATTGTAGGGAACGTCGGAGCGGGTTGA
- a CDS encoding PilZ domain-containing protein: protein MDRTVKETEALTKILQTLFARLPVSVEIKGRSYPAKIVGIKDGLYLLTSLPGKPDGEKTRILFLTHNNHFFHGVFTVVQRNAGNGLELLRIQAVKVSEAKRAQGRVELEGGGGEPIILTNLINQLHLRRSLGFVDKIVETILQKHSKKMKETYPDSLIYFSDRMDNRLRIMYNFEQSIFVTNRLERSSGGAGQNFVPIEEYLKLLALNKLESRFISEISVLIRYKNYTPLGYVQVLSDRPLDTEDYNKITLFAAAISRDVISSGFFQESKERCIAEDISRSGLGFFHPQSIFFSRSFAVGEILLFDLQMNQELKGTYRAVIRNITNTDKMFRIGLQFFNLNSKEEEMLNQFVDSRLGPGEGSQAPESNVPDPGPPAEEESAPEMETVSEEVPDMGFEGEEESV, encoded by the coding sequence TTGGATAGGACAGTCAAAGAAACAGAGGCTCTGACTAAAATCCTCCAAACATTGTTTGCGAGACTACCTGTTTCTGTGGAAATCAAGGGCAGGTCTTATCCCGCAAAAATTGTAGGGATCAAAGACGGTCTCTATCTTTTGACTTCTTTACCAGGAAAACCCGATGGAGAGAAGACTCGGATCTTATTTCTCACTCATAATAATCATTTTTTCCACGGAGTTTTTACGGTTGTTCAAAGAAATGCGGGCAATGGTTTGGAATTACTTAGGATCCAGGCAGTAAAGGTCAGTGAGGCAAAACGTGCCCAAGGCAGGGTGGAATTGGAAGGAGGCGGTGGAGAACCGATCATTCTCACCAATCTCATCAACCAACTTCACTTGAGACGTTCATTAGGTTTTGTTGATAAAATTGTAGAAACTATCCTTCAGAAACATTCCAAAAAAATGAAAGAGACCTATCCGGATTCTCTGATCTATTTTTCGGATCGAATGGATAACCGTCTTAGGATCATGTACAACTTTGAACAATCCATCTTCGTTACCAATCGTTTGGAAAGAAGTTCGGGCGGAGCAGGACAAAATTTCGTTCCTATCGAAGAATATCTAAAACTTCTAGCATTGAATAAATTGGAATCTAGATTTATTTCCGAAATTTCGGTTTTGATAAGATATAAAAATTATACACCTCTAGGGTATGTTCAGGTTCTTTCCGACAGACCTTTGGATACTGAAGATTATAATAAGATCACATTATTCGCTGCCGCAATCTCTAGAGATGTGATCTCTTCCGGATTCTTCCAAGAGTCCAAAGAAAGATGTATCGCCGAAGATATAAGTAGAAGCGGACTCGGATTTTTCCATCCTCAGTCCATCTTCTTTTCCAGAAGTTTTGCGGTTGGAGAAATTTTACTCTTCGATCTACAAATGAACCAGGAACTGAAGGGAACTTACAGAGCCGTTATCCGAAACATTACGAACACGGACAAAATGTTCCGTATTGGTTTACAATTTTTCAACTTGAATTCTAAAGAAGAAGAGATGTTGAACCAATTCGTGGATTCCAGATTAGGGCCGGGAGAAGGTTCTCAAGCTCCAGAATCTAACGTTCCGGATCCAGGGCCTCCTGCAGAAGAAGAATCTGCTCCTGAAATGGAAACAGTTTCGGAAGAAGTACCTGATATGGGTTTCGAAGGAGAAGAAGAGTCTGTCTAA
- a CDS encoding SCO family protein: protein MNFLKTNYKNIIYSLLILGVGFGVGYYMKKKPSSKFASEAPVAEWKTAILKDTEGKSVRPSELSGNLFVVYFGFSHCPDMCPMALNDIENAFTSLKEDTENITPVFITIDPERDTPEVLRKYISRFPGKELVALTGGKDQIGELQKGFGVFSQKNQIPQGNGEYGMDHTLFIYLVDRTGNILRAYPTGIKGEELAKEIRELL, encoded by the coding sequence ATGAATTTTCTAAAAACGAATTATAAAAATATAATTTATTCTCTTTTGATCCTAGGAGTCGGCTTCGGTGTAGGATATTATATGAAGAAAAAACCTTCTTCTAAATTTGCATCCGAAGCTCCTGTAGCGGAATGGAAAACCGCAATTCTAAAAGATACGGAAGGAAAGTCTGTTAGACCGTCCGAATTATCGGGGAATTTGTTCGTAGTCTATTTCGGATTTTCTCATTGTCCTGATATGTGTCCTATGGCTTTGAATGATATAGAAAATGCATTTACTTCTTTGAAAGAAGATACTGAAAATATCACTCCAGTGTTTATCACAATCGATCCGGAAAGAGACACCCCGGAAGTATTACGAAAATATATTTCTCGTTTTCCCGGGAAGGAACTTGTGGCTTTAACCGGTGGGAAGGATCAAATAGGAGAATTGCAGAAAGGTTTCGGAGTATTCTCCCAAAAAAATCAAATTCCTCAAGGAAATGGGGAATATGGAATGGATCATACTCTATTTATATACCTTGTGGATAGAACTGGAAATATCCTAAGAGCTTATCCGACTGGGATCAAGGGAGAAGAATTAGCAAAAGAGATCAGAGAACTTTTGTGA
- a CDS encoding pseudouridine synthase, producing the protein MFLASRFTYQSRSNWRKILEEGKILVHGKPAKPSYSIKEGDEILYLPGESFEPPVQRDFKILFQDSRYIAVEKSGDIPIHSAGRYRKNNLTDLLEEDPRFEKIYTIHRLDRETSGVVVFGKDSEAASKLSDLFSKRKVNKTYISYVWGNFPTRLKAKGFLISDPSSLIRKKRRFVPEDFFRKLETPEEDLETSETTFRKIGEGTLHGVTFSKVYCFPKTGRLHQIRATLYSLGFPLLGDKIYGRDENTFIEFIEGKNPDLLSKLGMNRQALHSSSLKFIHPFTGIKTKIRSGLPKDFPE; encoded by the coding sequence GTGTTTCTTGCCTCCAGATTTACTTACCAATCCAGATCCAATTGGAGAAAAATATTAGAAGAAGGTAAAATACTTGTACATGGAAAGCCTGCTAAACCTTCTTACTCCATTAAGGAAGGAGACGAGATACTTTATCTTCCTGGAGAAAGTTTCGAACCTCCTGTCCAAAGGGATTTCAAAATTTTATTCCAAGACTCTCGATACATCGCGGTAGAAAAATCGGGGGACATCCCGATTCATAGCGCCGGCAGATACAGAAAAAATAATCTCACGGATCTTTTGGAAGAAGATCCTCGTTTCGAAAAAATTTATACAATCCACAGACTGGATCGAGAAACATCCGGAGTGGTGGTTTTTGGAAAGGATTCCGAAGCTGCTTCTAAATTATCCGATCTATTCTCGAAGAGAAAAGTAAACAAAACGTATATCTCTTATGTTTGGGGAAATTTTCCAACTCGTCTTAAGGCAAAAGGATTTTTGATTTCGGATCCTTCTTCTTTGATTCGTAAAAAAAGAAGGTTCGTTCCGGAGGATTTTTTTCGGAAATTAGAAACTCCGGAAGAAGATCTGGAAACCTCTGAAACTACCTTTCGAAAAATCGGAGAAGGTACGCTCCATGGAGTCACCTTTTCTAAAGTATATTGTTTTCCCAAAACGGGAAGATTACACCAAATTCGAGCTACATTATATTCTTTAGGATTTCCCTTGCTCGGAGATAAAATTTACGGAAGAGATGAGAACACATTTATAGAATTTATAGAAGGTAAAAATCCTGATTTACTATCAAAACTTGGAATGAATCGACAGGCCTTACATTCCAGTTCTCTAAAGTTCATTCATCCATTTACAGGAATAAAAACCAAGATCAGATCCGGTTTGCCTAAGGATTTTCCGGAATGA
- a CDS encoding Hsp20/alpha crystallin family protein produces the protein MSISELLKTEEKAATEQEKVERVRPTYTPSTDLYSNEEEHLLVLDLPGVKESDLEISLEKDELRISAKTSASEPKGNLRYSEYGTGDYKRTFLLSEPVEEDKISAVLQNGVLQLKLPRKKPLSKKIEVKTQ, from the coding sequence ATGAGCATTTCAGAATTACTAAAAACAGAAGAAAAAGCGGCAACTGAGCAAGAAAAGGTCGAGAGAGTAAGGCCGACCTACACTCCATCTACCGATCTATATTCGAATGAAGAAGAACATCTTCTCGTTCTGGATCTACCGGGCGTGAAAGAATCGGACTTAGAAATTTCTTTAGAGAAAGATGAACTTCGGATCTCCGCAAAAACCAGCGCTTCCGAACCGAAAGGAAACTTAAGATATTCGGAGTACGGAACTGGAGACTATAAAAGGACCTTTCTTCTATCCGAGCCTGTGGAAGAGGATAAAATTTCAGCAGTTCTCCAAAACGGGGTTCTTCAGTTAAAACTGCCCAGAAAAAAACCTCTGAGTAAAAAGATAGAGGTGAAAACTCAATAA
- a CDS encoding multicopper oxidase domain-containing protein, with amino-acid sequence MNRKEFLRWLGIGGAGLAAGTGIAGITSGKKEDPLCRTGSSVPGLASSSPNPSIRLPGSIGGNSYGSMIHPPMFADAGFLSRMELNATIPQAPSGSKFRSEINIIEMPLTVAHNTVVDAWTFDGVVPGKVIRARLGQEMELLFRNHSNHPHSVHFHGTHDPQQDGWEPIAPGAERIYKITAGPIGFHPYHCHVPPLASHMSKGLYGGFIVDPPGGRPPALEFMLILAGWDLSESGRNDIYAWNGIAGYYDRFPIKVPVGKKVRLYIANMTEHDPVASFHLHSQTFDVYRTGTKLVPDEHTDVITLGQTERAIVEFTLTKRGRYMFHPHQTHMADRGAMGWIVAV; translated from the coding sequence ATGAATCGGAAGGAATTCCTTCGCTGGTTAGGAATAGGTGGTGCCGGACTCGCTGCGGGTACCGGGATCGCCGGAATTACCTCGGGTAAAAAAGAAGATCCACTTTGTAGGACAGGATCTTCTGTCCCGGGCCTGGCATCTTCTTCGCCGAATCCTTCTATCCGACTGCCTGGATCTATAGGTGGGAATTCCTACGGAAGTATGATCCATCCTCCGATGTTCGCGGACGCGGGGTTTTTATCTAGGATGGAATTGAATGCTACAATTCCTCAGGCTCCTTCCGGCTCCAAGTTTCGTTCAGAGATCAATATTATAGAAATGCCACTGACTGTGGCTCATAATACTGTAGTGGACGCTTGGACTTTTGATGGTGTTGTTCCTGGAAAAGTGATCCGCGCAAGACTTGGTCAGGAAATGGAATTACTTTTTAGGAATCACTCCAATCATCCTCATTCGGTTCATTTTCATGGGACTCATGATCCTCAGCAGGACGGTTGGGAACCGATTGCTCCTGGTGCAGAAAGAATTTATAAGATCACTGCAGGCCCGATCGGTTTTCATCCATACCATTGTCATGTTCCTCCTTTAGCGAGCCATATGTCTAAAGGTTTGTACGGAGGATTTATAGTGGATCCTCCCGGTGGAAGACCTCCGGCTTTGGAGTTCATGTTAATACTTGCTGGTTGGGATTTGAGCGAATCCGGCAGAAATGATATCTATGCTTGGAACGGTATTGCCGGGTATTATGATCGTTTTCCGATCAAGGTCCCTGTGGGAAAAAAAGTAAGATTGTATATCGCGAATATGACTGAACATGATCCAGTCGCTTCTTTCCATCTTCATTCTCAAACATTCGACGTATATAGGACTGGAACGAAACTTGTGCCTGATGAACATACCGATGTGATCACTCTGGGCCAAACGGAAAGAGCAATCGTAGAATTTACACTTACTAAAAGAGGAAGATACATGTTCCATCCTCACCAGACGCATATGGCGGATAGGGGAGCCATGGGCTGGATCGTGGCAGTATGA